One stretch of Vigna unguiculata cultivar IT97K-499-35 unplaced genomic scaffold, ASM411807v1 contig_5, whole genome shotgun sequence DNA includes these proteins:
- the LOC114172231 gene encoding uncharacterized protein LOC114172231: MKFNGKTSPDAADQWLKDLERIFDVKMCPADNSVRYAKEVEFLQLTQGGKSVTDYAEKFKHLICFYTLPLDVEWRCHKFENGLRGDIRLMVARLSIKDFAALVEKARMMEKMKNEVEGQHPQQPQRIGGPSRSKPKHEERRRPYDRPHHQPQESRNFSPQ; the protein is encoded by the exons ATGAAATTCAACGGGAAGACTAGCCCAGATGCAGCTGatcaatggctgaaggacctggagAGAATCTTCGACGTGAAGATGTGTCCAGCAGATAACAG TGTGAGatatgccaaggaggtggaattcctccaacTGACCCAAGGAGGGAAATCTGTGACAGACTATGCTGAAAAGTTCAAGCATCTCATTTGTTTCTACACCTTGCCACTCGATGTAGAGTGGAGATGCCATAAGTTTGAGAATGGCCTCCGCGGCGACATCCGCTTGATGGTAGCCCGTctatccatcaaggactttgctgcACTGGTAGAGAAAGCACGAATGATggaaaagatgaagaatgaggTGGAAGGTCAGCATCCACAGCAGCCACAAAGGATAGGTGGACCATCTAGGTCCAAGCCCAAacatgaggagcggaggagaccataCGACAGACCTCACCATCAGCCTCAGGAGTCTAGGAACTTTTCCCCTCAATAG